A window from Prinia subflava isolate CZ2003 ecotype Zambia chromosome Z, Cam_Psub_1.2, whole genome shotgun sequence encodes these proteins:
- the LOC134564337 gene encoding 3'-5' RNA helicase YTHDC2-like isoform X1: MSRHRRVPRRQPSGAAGGSAATAAVRARAEALREVGVDEEVEMAVQLALERFRSGDEAEMEFPSSFTSTERAFVHRLCQSLGLVSKSKGKGANRYLTVRKKDVSETHAVMTCDLALHTKHAVWSLIQSFPVTNKERTELLPRTERGNACAVESENKEVNKTGGRLNDGIPQVPVKRGESEFDSFRQSLPILEKQEEIVRIIKDNKIVLIIGETGSGKTTQIPQFILDDCSKNGTPCRVFCTQPRRLAAVAVAERVAAERKEKIGQTIGYQIRLESRVSPRTLVTFCTNDMLLRTLMAGDSTLSTVTHVIVDEVHERDRFSDFLLIKLRDVLQSHNNLKLVISSAALDANLFIRYFGSCPVIHIQGRPFEVQEMFLEDILRSTGYTNKEMVKYKKEKQQEEKQKKTLAEWCSAQENTNKLASRRQKSVPRANEEYKWLDNGGDTVFSQLTEKDVNCLEPWVVKEMDSCLADIWLHKDIDSFAHIIHLILTENVSVDYRHSETSATALMISSGRGFLSQVEQLISMGANIHLKSSNGWMAVDWARHFGQTDVVDLLESYSASFGFGNLDESSLVQKSGSDLSAEDRELLTAYHHSFDDEKVDLDLIMHLLHSICHSCDAGAILIFLPGYDEIVSLRDRILFDDKRFADNAHRYQVFMLHSSVQTLDQKKVLETPPSGIRKIILSTNIAETSVTVNDVVFVIDSGKLKEKSFDALSRVTVLKMGWISKASAIQRKGRAGRHQPGVCFRLFSRLRFQNMLEFQSPELLRMPLQEICLYTKLLAPINCPVVDFLTKAPDPPPAVTVRSSVHMLKTIDAMDPWEDLTELGYYLTELPVEPHLGKMVLYAVVLKCLDPVLTIACALAYQDPFVLPTVASQKRAAMLCRRRFAAGTFSDHMALLRAFQAWQKARSDGWERAFCERNFLSQATMEIIVGMRTQLLGQLRASGFVRARGGADIRDVNTNSENWAVIKAALVAGMYPNVVHVDRESLVLTEPKEKKVRFHPTSVLGQSQYKKIVPANGQAAAIQALPTDWLIYDEMTKAHKTANIRCCSVVTPVTVSLFCGPARLPSNALQASSSFQGGGVSNDSSDSEMEDKTTANLALLKLDEWLHLKLDPEAAGMLLQLRQKWHSLFLRRMRAPSKPWSQVDETTVRAITAVLSAEEQSAGLQQPSGIGQRPRPVTCEELPLASTWKSTSSRKSSTETALSDSSNVEKVSVKSPSPALHQPKKYKEKDILLCKRTSDDRSAQSSVKSADSSSYPSPCASPSSPVSAKGCKSPSPRQNMPVRYFIMKSSNLQNIDISQQKGIWSTTPSNERKLNGAFWESSMVYLIFSVQGSGCFQGFARMGSAIGCEKSQDWGSAGFGGVFKVDWIRKESIPFQFAHHLLNPWNDSKKVQISRDGQELEPQVGEQLLQLWDHIPLAGKKLPEHAKSYDRAGLGC, encoded by the exons ATGTCGCGACACAGACGGGTCCCGCGGCGGCAGCCCAGCGGGGCCGCAGGGGGTTCGGCTGCCACCGCCGCGGTGCGCGCCCGGGCCGAGGCCCTCAGGGAGGTCGGCGTGGACGAGGAGGTGGAGATGGCGGTGCAGCTCGCCCTGGAGCGGTTCCGGAGTGGGGACGAGGCGG AGATGGAATTTCCTTCTAGTTTCACTAGTACTGAAAGAGCGTTTGTTCACCGGCTCTGTCAGTCTCTTGGACTGGTATCTAAAAGCAAAGG AAAAGGAGCCAATCGATACCTGACTGTAAGGAAAAAGGATGTATCAGAGACACATGCAGTCATGACTTGTGACTTGGCTCTCCATACAAAACACGCCGTTTGGAGTCTAATTCAGAGCTTTCCTGTCACAAATAAGGAACGCACAGAACTCCTGCCAAGGACAGAGCGAGGAAATGCCTGTGCTGTTGAATCTG aaaacaaagaagtgaaCAAGACAGGTGGTCGACTTAATGACGGTATCCCCCAGGTCCCAGTGAAAAGAGGGGAATCAGAGTTTGATTCCTTCAGGCAATCACTACCAATTCttgaaaaacaggaagaaattgtCCGAATAATAAAGGACAATAAAATTGTTTTGATTATAGGAGAGACTGGATCAGGAAAAACTACTCAA ATCCCTCAGTTTATCCTTGATGACTGCTCCAAGAATGGAACTCCCTGTCGTGTGTTTTGTACTCAGCCAAGACGTTTAGCAGCTGTTGCTGTGGCTGAAAGAGTggctgcagaaagaaaagagaagattgGCCAGACAATCGGTTACCAGATCCGGTTAGAAAGCAG GGTTTCTCCAAGGACACTGGTAACATTCTGCACTAATGACATGCTCCTTCGCACGCTGATGGCAGGAGACAGCACCCTCTCCACCGTGACCCATGTTATTGTG GATGAAGTACATGAGAGGGATAGGTTCAGCGACTTCTTGCTAATAAAACTGAGAGATGTGCTGCAAAGCCACAATAATTTGAAACTAGTTATTTCTAGTGCTGCTCTAGATGCAAATCTCTTTATTAGGTATTTTGGAAGCTGCCCAGTAATACATA TCCAAGGAAGACCTTTTGAAGTTCAAGAGATGTTTCTGGAGGACATTTTACGAAGCACTGGCTATACAAACAAAGAGATGGTAAAgtacaaaaaagagaaacagcaag aagagaaacagaagaagaCTCTTGCTGAGTGGTGTTCAGCACAAGAAAACACTAACAAACTGGCATCTCGGAGACAAAAATCAGTTCCAAGGGCAAATGAAGAGTACAAATGGTTGGATAATGGTGGTGACACAGTATTTAGTCAACTG ACTGAAAAAGATGTGAATTGCCTTGAACCATGGGTAGTAAAAGAAATGGATTCCTGTCTTGCTGACATCTGGTTGCATAAAGATATTGATTCTTTTGCTCACATTATCCATcttattttaactgaaaatgtCAGTG TTGATTATAGGCACAGTGAAACCAGTGCGACTGCTCTGATGATTTCTTCAGGGAGAGGCTTTTTGAGTCAAGTAGAACAGCTGATCAGTATGGGAGCAAATATCCACCTCAAGTCATCCAATGGCTG GATGGCTGTGGACTGGGCTAGGCACTTTGGACAGACAGATGTTGTTGATCTGTTGGAATCCTACAG TGCTTCATTCGGATTTGGAAATCTGGATGAAAGTTCCCTGGTCCAAAAAAGTGGTAGTGACCTTAGTGCAGAGGACAGAGAACTACTGACAGCTTATCATCACAGTTTTGACGATGAAAAAGTGGATCTGGATCTGATAATGCACTTACTTCACAGCATCTGTCATAGTTGTGATGCAG GagcaattttaatatttcttcctGGATATGATGAGATAGTGAGCCTGAGGGACCGCATTCTTTTTGATGACAAGAGATTTGCTGATAATGCTCACAg ATACCAAGTCTTCATGCTTCATTCGAGTGTGCAGACTTTGGATCAGAAGAAAGTGCTTGAAACTCCACCTTCCGGCATCCGCAAAATT ATTCTTTCTACTAATATTGCAGAAACCAGCGTAACAGTCAATGATGTTGTGTTTGTGATTGACTCAGGCAAGCTGAAAGAG AAGTCTTTTGATGCATTGAGTCGTGTTACAGTGCTAAAAATGGGGTGGATTTCAAAAGCCAGTGCTATCCAGAGAAAAGGCAG GGCTGGACGCCATCAGCCTGGAGTCTGTTTTCGTCTCTTCAGCAGGCTCCGATTTCAGAATATGTTGGAATTTCAATCTCCAGAGCTTCTACGAATGCCGCTTCAG GAGATTTGTTTGTACACAAAACTTCTGGCTCCAATTAATTGTCCAGTTGTAGACTTTCTTACGAAAGCTCCTGATCCTCCGCCTGCTGTAACTGTGAGAAGTTCTGTGCATATGCTTAAG ACCATAGATGCCATGGACCCTTGGGAAGATCTCACTGAGCTTGGTTATTACCTCACTGAATTACCTGTAGAGCCACACCTCGGTAAAATGGTGTTGTATGCTGTAGTTCTGAAGTGCCTGGATCCTGTTCTGACCATTGCCTGTGCTCTTGCCTACCAAGACCCTTTTGTGCTGCCCACGGTTGCCTCCCAAAAGCGTGCAGCCATGCTGTGCAGGAGGCGTTTTGCTGCAGGGACATTCAGTGACCACatggccctgctcagggctttCCAG GCATGGCAGAAGGCACGCAGTGATGGCTGGGAGAGAGCCTTCTGTGAAAGGAACTTCCTGTCCCAAGCCACAATGGAAATCATCGTAGGAATGAGAACACAGTTGCTTGGCCAGCTTAGAGCATCAG GTTTTGTGAGAGCCAGAGGAGGAGCTGATATTAGAGATGTTAATACTAACTCTGAGAACTGGGCTGTAATTAAAGCTGCCTTAGTGGCTGGGATGTATCCCAATGTTGTGCATGTAGACAGAGAAAGCCTGGTGTTGACTGAaccaaaggagaagaaagtaCGATTTCATCCTACCTCTGTTCTTGGTCAATCTCAGTATAAGAAG ATTGTCCCAGCAAATGGACAAGCTGCAGCCATCCAAGCCCTCCCGACAGACTGGCTTATATATGATGAAATGACAAAAGCTCACAAGACAGCAAACATCAGGTGCTGTTCTGTTGTGACACCTGTCACTGTGTCCCTCTTCTGTGGACCAGCCAGACTGCCAAGTAACGCCTTGCAGGCATCTTCATCCTTTCAAG GGGGAGGGGTATCTAATGATAGCAGTGACAGTGAGATGGAGGACAAAACAACGGCTAATCTGGCACTACTGAAGCTGGATGAATGGCTCCATCTCAAACTGGACCCTGAA GCTGCTGGTATGCTGTTGCAACTCAGGCAGAAGTGGCACAGTTTGTTCCTGCGTCGTATGCGAGCTCCTTCTAAACCGTGGTCTCAGGTTGATGAAACAACTGTAAGAGCAATTACAGCTGTTCTGAGTGCTGAAGAACAGTCTGCAGGTCTGCAGCAGCCTTCAGGAATTGGCCAGAGACCAAGACCTGTGACTTGTGAAGAACTTCCTTTGGCATCTACCTGGAAGTCAACCAGCAGTCGAAAAAGCTCAACAGAAACTGCATTGTCTGACTCCTCTAATGTGGAAAA GGTTTCAGTGAAATCTCCATCTCCTGCACTCCACCAGCCAAAGAAGtacaaagaaaaagacattttgctCTGCAAACGAACCTCGGATGACAGATCAGCTCAGTCATCAGTGAAGTCTGCAGACAGCAGTAGCtatcccagcccctgtgctAGTCCTTCTTCGCCAGTATCCGCAAAG ggtTGCAAATCTCCTTCACCAAGACAAAATATGCCAGTTCGGTACTTTATAATGAAAAGTAGCAACCTGCAAAACATTGATATTTCTCAACAGAAGGGAATATGGTCCACTACACCAAGTAATGAACGGAAACTGAATGGAGCcttttgggagagcagcatGGTTTacttaatattttctgttcaaGGGTCTGGATGCTTTCAG ggttttGCCAGAATGGGTTCAGCGATTGGGTGTGAGAAAAGTCAGGACTGGGGATCTGCTGGTTTTGGAGGTGTATTTAAGGTGGACTGGATCCGAAAAGAAAGCATTCCTTTTCAGTTTGCACACCACTTGCTCAACCCGTGGAATGACAGTAAGAAAGTACAGATAAGTAGAGACGGCCAG GAGCTGGAACCACAAGTTGGAGAGCAGTTGCTGCAGCTTTGGGACCATATTCCTTTGGCAGGAAAAAAACTGCCTGAGCATGCCAAGTCATACGACAGAG ctggtttAGGTTGTTGA
- the LOC134564337 gene encoding 3'-5' RNA helicase YTHDC2-like isoform X2, with amino-acid sequence MPVLLNLIPQFILDDCSKNGTPCRVFCTQPRRLAAVAVAERVAAERKEKIGQTIGYQIRLESRVSPRTLVTFCTNDMLLRTLMAGDSTLSTVTHVIVDEVHERDRFSDFLLIKLRDVLQSHNNLKLVISSAALDANLFIRYFGSCPVIHIQGRPFEVQEMFLEDILRSTGYTNKEMVKYKKEKQQEEKQKKTLAEWCSAQENTNKLASRRQKSVPRANEEYKWLDNGGDTVFSQLTEKDVNCLEPWVVKEMDSCLADIWLHKDIDSFAHIIHLILTENVSVDYRHSETSATALMISSGRGFLSQVEQLISMGANIHLKSSNGWMAVDWARHFGQTDVVDLLESYSASFGFGNLDESSLVQKSGSDLSAEDRELLTAYHHSFDDEKVDLDLIMHLLHSICHSCDAGAILIFLPGYDEIVSLRDRILFDDKRFADNAHRYQVFMLHSSVQTLDQKKVLETPPSGIRKIILSTNIAETSVTVNDVVFVIDSGKLKEKSFDALSRVTVLKMGWISKASAIQRKGRAGRHQPGVCFRLFSRLRFQNMLEFQSPELLRMPLQEICLYTKLLAPINCPVVDFLTKAPDPPPAVTVRSSVHMLKTIDAMDPWEDLTELGYYLTELPVEPHLGKMVLYAVVLKCLDPVLTIACALAYQDPFVLPTVASQKRAAMLCRRRFAAGTFSDHMALLRAFQAWQKARSDGWERAFCERNFLSQATMEIIVGMRTQLLGQLRASGFVRARGGADIRDVNTNSENWAVIKAALVAGMYPNVVHVDRESLVLTEPKEKKVRFHPTSVLGQSQYKKIVPANGQAAAIQALPTDWLIYDEMTKAHKTANIRCCSVVTPVTVSLFCGPARLPSNALQASSSFQGGGVSNDSSDSEMEDKTTANLALLKLDEWLHLKLDPEAAGMLLQLRQKWHSLFLRRMRAPSKPWSQVDETTVRAITAVLSAEEQSAGLQQPSGIGQRPRPVTCEELPLASTWKSTSSRKSSTETALSDSSNVEKVSVKSPSPALHQPKKYKEKDILLCKRTSDDRSAQSSVKSADSSSYPSPCASPSSPVSAKGCKSPSPRQNMPVRYFIMKSSNLQNIDISQQKGIWSTTPSNERKLNGAFWESSMVYLIFSVQGSGCFQGFARMGSAIGCEKSQDWGSAGFGGVFKVDWIRKESIPFQFAHHLLNPWNDSKKVQISRDGQELEPQVGEQLLQLWDHIPLAGKKLPEHAKSYDRAGLGC; translated from the exons ATGCCTGTGCTGTTGAATCTG ATCCCTCAGTTTATCCTTGATGACTGCTCCAAGAATGGAACTCCCTGTCGTGTGTTTTGTACTCAGCCAAGACGTTTAGCAGCTGTTGCTGTGGCTGAAAGAGTggctgcagaaagaaaagagaagattgGCCAGACAATCGGTTACCAGATCCGGTTAGAAAGCAG GGTTTCTCCAAGGACACTGGTAACATTCTGCACTAATGACATGCTCCTTCGCACGCTGATGGCAGGAGACAGCACCCTCTCCACCGTGACCCATGTTATTGTG GATGAAGTACATGAGAGGGATAGGTTCAGCGACTTCTTGCTAATAAAACTGAGAGATGTGCTGCAAAGCCACAATAATTTGAAACTAGTTATTTCTAGTGCTGCTCTAGATGCAAATCTCTTTATTAGGTATTTTGGAAGCTGCCCAGTAATACATA TCCAAGGAAGACCTTTTGAAGTTCAAGAGATGTTTCTGGAGGACATTTTACGAAGCACTGGCTATACAAACAAAGAGATGGTAAAgtacaaaaaagagaaacagcaag aagagaaacagaagaagaCTCTTGCTGAGTGGTGTTCAGCACAAGAAAACACTAACAAACTGGCATCTCGGAGACAAAAATCAGTTCCAAGGGCAAATGAAGAGTACAAATGGTTGGATAATGGTGGTGACACAGTATTTAGTCAACTG ACTGAAAAAGATGTGAATTGCCTTGAACCATGGGTAGTAAAAGAAATGGATTCCTGTCTTGCTGACATCTGGTTGCATAAAGATATTGATTCTTTTGCTCACATTATCCATcttattttaactgaaaatgtCAGTG TTGATTATAGGCACAGTGAAACCAGTGCGACTGCTCTGATGATTTCTTCAGGGAGAGGCTTTTTGAGTCAAGTAGAACAGCTGATCAGTATGGGAGCAAATATCCACCTCAAGTCATCCAATGGCTG GATGGCTGTGGACTGGGCTAGGCACTTTGGACAGACAGATGTTGTTGATCTGTTGGAATCCTACAG TGCTTCATTCGGATTTGGAAATCTGGATGAAAGTTCCCTGGTCCAAAAAAGTGGTAGTGACCTTAGTGCAGAGGACAGAGAACTACTGACAGCTTATCATCACAGTTTTGACGATGAAAAAGTGGATCTGGATCTGATAATGCACTTACTTCACAGCATCTGTCATAGTTGTGATGCAG GagcaattttaatatttcttcctGGATATGATGAGATAGTGAGCCTGAGGGACCGCATTCTTTTTGATGACAAGAGATTTGCTGATAATGCTCACAg ATACCAAGTCTTCATGCTTCATTCGAGTGTGCAGACTTTGGATCAGAAGAAAGTGCTTGAAACTCCACCTTCCGGCATCCGCAAAATT ATTCTTTCTACTAATATTGCAGAAACCAGCGTAACAGTCAATGATGTTGTGTTTGTGATTGACTCAGGCAAGCTGAAAGAG AAGTCTTTTGATGCATTGAGTCGTGTTACAGTGCTAAAAATGGGGTGGATTTCAAAAGCCAGTGCTATCCAGAGAAAAGGCAG GGCTGGACGCCATCAGCCTGGAGTCTGTTTTCGTCTCTTCAGCAGGCTCCGATTTCAGAATATGTTGGAATTTCAATCTCCAGAGCTTCTACGAATGCCGCTTCAG GAGATTTGTTTGTACACAAAACTTCTGGCTCCAATTAATTGTCCAGTTGTAGACTTTCTTACGAAAGCTCCTGATCCTCCGCCTGCTGTAACTGTGAGAAGTTCTGTGCATATGCTTAAG ACCATAGATGCCATGGACCCTTGGGAAGATCTCACTGAGCTTGGTTATTACCTCACTGAATTACCTGTAGAGCCACACCTCGGTAAAATGGTGTTGTATGCTGTAGTTCTGAAGTGCCTGGATCCTGTTCTGACCATTGCCTGTGCTCTTGCCTACCAAGACCCTTTTGTGCTGCCCACGGTTGCCTCCCAAAAGCGTGCAGCCATGCTGTGCAGGAGGCGTTTTGCTGCAGGGACATTCAGTGACCACatggccctgctcagggctttCCAG GCATGGCAGAAGGCACGCAGTGATGGCTGGGAGAGAGCCTTCTGTGAAAGGAACTTCCTGTCCCAAGCCACAATGGAAATCATCGTAGGAATGAGAACACAGTTGCTTGGCCAGCTTAGAGCATCAG GTTTTGTGAGAGCCAGAGGAGGAGCTGATATTAGAGATGTTAATACTAACTCTGAGAACTGGGCTGTAATTAAAGCTGCCTTAGTGGCTGGGATGTATCCCAATGTTGTGCATGTAGACAGAGAAAGCCTGGTGTTGACTGAaccaaaggagaagaaagtaCGATTTCATCCTACCTCTGTTCTTGGTCAATCTCAGTATAAGAAG ATTGTCCCAGCAAATGGACAAGCTGCAGCCATCCAAGCCCTCCCGACAGACTGGCTTATATATGATGAAATGACAAAAGCTCACAAGACAGCAAACATCAGGTGCTGTTCTGTTGTGACACCTGTCACTGTGTCCCTCTTCTGTGGACCAGCCAGACTGCCAAGTAACGCCTTGCAGGCATCTTCATCCTTTCAAG GGGGAGGGGTATCTAATGATAGCAGTGACAGTGAGATGGAGGACAAAACAACGGCTAATCTGGCACTACTGAAGCTGGATGAATGGCTCCATCTCAAACTGGACCCTGAA GCTGCTGGTATGCTGTTGCAACTCAGGCAGAAGTGGCACAGTTTGTTCCTGCGTCGTATGCGAGCTCCTTCTAAACCGTGGTCTCAGGTTGATGAAACAACTGTAAGAGCAATTACAGCTGTTCTGAGTGCTGAAGAACAGTCTGCAGGTCTGCAGCAGCCTTCAGGAATTGGCCAGAGACCAAGACCTGTGACTTGTGAAGAACTTCCTTTGGCATCTACCTGGAAGTCAACCAGCAGTCGAAAAAGCTCAACAGAAACTGCATTGTCTGACTCCTCTAATGTGGAAAA GGTTTCAGTGAAATCTCCATCTCCTGCACTCCACCAGCCAAAGAAGtacaaagaaaaagacattttgctCTGCAAACGAACCTCGGATGACAGATCAGCTCAGTCATCAGTGAAGTCTGCAGACAGCAGTAGCtatcccagcccctgtgctAGTCCTTCTTCGCCAGTATCCGCAAAG ggtTGCAAATCTCCTTCACCAAGACAAAATATGCCAGTTCGGTACTTTATAATGAAAAGTAGCAACCTGCAAAACATTGATATTTCTCAACAGAAGGGAATATGGTCCACTACACCAAGTAATGAACGGAAACTGAATGGAGCcttttgggagagcagcatGGTTTacttaatattttctgttcaaGGGTCTGGATGCTTTCAG ggttttGCCAGAATGGGTTCAGCGATTGGGTGTGAGAAAAGTCAGGACTGGGGATCTGCTGGTTTTGGAGGTGTATTTAAGGTGGACTGGATCCGAAAAGAAAGCATTCCTTTTCAGTTTGCACACCACTTGCTCAACCCGTGGAATGACAGTAAGAAAGTACAGATAAGTAGAGACGGCCAG GAGCTGGAACCACAAGTTGGAGAGCAGTTGCTGCAGCTTTGGGACCATATTCCTTTGGCAGGAAAAAAACTGCCTGAGCATGCCAAGTCATACGACAGAG ctggtttAGGTTGTTGA